In Melospiza melodia melodia isolate bMelMel2 chromosome 17 unlocalized genomic scaffold, bMelMel2.pri SUPER_17_unloc_1, whole genome shotgun sequence, a genomic segment contains:
- the PNPLA6 gene encoding patatin-like phospholipase domain-containing protein 6 isoform X2 encodes MGQSESQQEAEGSVLRGLLAVFSRERLPTHVVLGTLLTLCVTVMAVAVVGWWLRHKKVPAQEPPRYRFRKRDKVLFYSRKIMRKVSQSTSSLVDVTPASGTARPRTRKKLKMLSIAKKVSASFLRIQKEPPTLQLKEPPPSVLEADLTEFDVASSHLPSEVLYMLKNVRVLGHFEKLLFLELCKHMVFQQCQQGEDVFRPGQPDSSIYVLQEGKLELLLTEADGKETVMKEVFPGDSVHSLLSILDVITGHQRPYRTVCARAAEDSTVLRLPVEAFSAVFEKYPESLVRVVQIIMVRLQRVTFLALHNYLGLTNELFSHDMQPLRLFHQPGHAARTSPVRHSKRSLGSTDEGRDTAELMKANGLETPAPPPLLSRCISMPVDISGIQKAPRSDFDMAYERGRISVSLQEDSTGAFGQIPPQVSQEPKERKSVTLEEQPSGVYHYSSYEEDTASGTGMGPGPGPCPFQGHQTSDVFEEAKRELIKLMKIEDPSLLNNRVLLHHAKGGTVIARQGDQDVSLHFVLWGCLHVYQRMIDKEEDVCLFLTQPGQLVGQLAVLTGEPLIFTIKANRDCTFLKISKSDFYEIMREQPSVVLSVAHTVAARMSPFVRQMDFAIDWMAVEAGRALYRQGDKSDCTYIVLNGRLRSVIQKGSGKKELVGEYGRGDLVGVVEALTRQPRATTVHAVRDTELAKLPEGTLNNIKRRYPQVVTRLIHLLSQKILGNLQQLRGPFTGPGLGTSSSEPINPTSNLSTVAVLPVCDEVPMAAFTLELQHALNAIGPTLLLTSDIIRARLGSSALESIQEYRLSGWLAQQEDLHRIVLYQTDCTLTPWTLRCIRQADCVLIVGLGDQEPALGELEQMLENTAVRALKQLVLLHREDGTGPARTVEWLNMRTWCSGHLHLRCPRRVFSRRSPTKLREMYEKVFEKSADRHSDFSRLARVLTGNTIALVLGGGGARGCSHIGVIKAMEESGIPIDLVGGTSIGAFIGALYAEERSAVRTKQRAREWARCMNSIFETVLDLTYPITSMFSGSAFNASINQVFQDKQIEDLWLPYFNVTTDITASAMRVHTDGSLWRYVRASASYTPYLPPLCDPKDSHWLVDGCYVNNVPADIARNMGAKTVIAIDVGSQDETDLCNYGDSLSGWWLLWKRLNPWAKKVKVPDMAEIQSRLAYVSCVRQLEVVKSSSYCEYIRPPIDRFKTMDFGKFDEIYDVGYQHGKLVFEGWSRGDVIEKMVQDRRSADFYESKRMDVLTCPSAGFTDLAEIVSRIEPAKSHLSENYCDEESDYLTEYEDEGPESLRGEEDAAEWGSAETEEEKSLRHRPSTAESPSPPSADPDSF; translated from the exons ATGGGGCAGAGCGAGTCGCAGCAGGAGGCCGAG GGCTCGGTGCTGAGGGGGCTCCTGGCCGTCTTCAGCCGGGAGCGGCTCCCGACGCATGTG GTGCTGGGCACCCTCCTGACCCTCTGCGTCACCGTCATGGCCGTGGCCGTGGTGGGCTGGTGGCTGCGCCACAAGA agGTGCCCGCACAGGAGCCACCACGCTACCGCTTCCGCAAGAGGGACAAGGTCCTGTTCTACAGCCGCAAGATCATGCGTAAG GTGTCCCAGTCCACGTCATCGCTGGTGGATGTCACCCCGGCCAGTGGCACCGCGCGGCCCCGCACCCGCAAGAAGCTCAAGATGCTCAGCATCGCCAAGAA ggtCTCGGCCAGCTTCCTGCGCATCCAGAAGGAGCCGCCCACGCTGCAGCTGAAGGAGCCGCCGCCCTCGGTGCTGGAGGCCGACCTGACCGAGTTCGATGTGGCCTCGTCTCACCTGCCCTCCGAGGTGCTCTACATGCTCAAGAACGTCCG GGTGCTGGGGCACTTTGAGAAGCTGCTGTTCCTGGAGCTGTGCAAGCACATGGTgttccagcagtgccagcagggcgAGGACGTGTTCCGCCCTGGCCAGCCCGACAGCAGCATCTACGTCCTGCAGGAGGgcaagctggagctgctgctcaccGAGGCG gatGGGAAGGAGACGGTGATGAAGGAGGTGTTCCCTGGGGATAGCGTCCACAGCCTGCTCAGCATCCTCGACGTCATCACG ggccaccagcgGCCGTACCGCACGGTGTGTGCCCGCGCCGCCGAGGACTCCACAGTGCTGCGCCTGCCGGTCGAGGCCTTCTCAGCCGTCTTTGAGAAGTACCCCGAGAGCCTGGTCAGGGTGGTGCAG ATCATCATGGTGCGGCTGCAGCGCGTCAccttcctggccctgcacaactACCTGGGCTTGACCAACGAGCTCTTCAGCCAC GACATGCAGCCCCTGCGGCTCTTCCATCAGCCCGGCCACGCCGCCCGCACCAGCCCCGTCCGGCACAGCAAGCGCAGCCTGGGCAGCACCGACGAGGGCCGGGACACTG CTGAGCTGATGAAAGCCAATGGCCTGGAGACACCAGCACCGCCGCCGCTGCTGAGCCGCTGCATCTCCATGCCCGTGGACATCTCTG GCATCCAGAAGGCTCCGCGCTCCGACTTCGACATGGCCTACGAGCGCGGGCGCATCTCGGTGTCCCTGCAGGAGGACAGCACCGGTGCCTTCGGGCAG ATCCCCCCCCAGGTGTCTCAGGAGCCCAAGGAGCGCAAGTCTGTGACGCTGGAGGAGCAGCCCTCGGGGGTCTACCACTACAGCTCCTACGAGGAGGACACAGCctcggggacagggatggggccggggccggggccgtgtcCCTTCCAGGGCCACCAGACCAGCGACGTCTTCGAGGAGGCCAAGCGGGAGCTCATCAAGCTCATGAAGATCGAG GACCCTTCTCTCCTCAACAACCGCGtcctgctccaccacgccaagggcgGCACGGTCATCGCCCGCCAGGGTGACCAG GACGTGAGCCTGCACTTTGTGCTCTGGGGGTGCCTGCACGTGTACCAGCGCATGATCGACAAGGAGGAGGACGTGTGCCTGTTCCTGACACAGCCTGGACAGCTGGTGGGACAGCTGGCTGTGCTCACTGGAGAACCCCTCATCTTCACCATCAAGGCCAACCGTGACTGCACCTTCCTCAAGATCTCCAAGTCTGACTTCTACGA GATCATGCGGGAGCAGCCCAGCGTGGTGCTGAGCGTGGCCCACACCGTGGCCGCCCGCATGTCGCCCTTCGTGCGCCAGATGGACTTTGCCATCGACTGGATGGCCGTGGAGGCCGGCCGGGCACTCTACAG gcaggggGACAAGTCGGACTGCACCTACATCGTGCTCAACGGGCGGCTGCGCTCGGTCATCCAGAAGGGTAGCGGCAAGAAGGAGCTGGTGGGCGAGTATGGCCGCGGTGACCTCGTGGGCGTG GTGGAGGCGCTGACGCGGCAGCCCCGGGCCACCACGGTGCACGCGGTGAGGGACACGGAGCTGGCCAAGCTGCCCGAGGGGACCCTCAACAACATCAAGCGCCGATACCCACAG GTGGTCACCCGCCTCATCCACCTCCTGAGCCAGAAGATCTTGGGGAACCTCCAGCAGCTCCGCGGGCCCTTCACAG ggcctggcctgggcACCTCCAGCTCGGAGCCCATCAACCCCACCAGCAACCTGTCCACGGTGGCCGTGCTGCCTGTGTGTGACGAGGTGCCCATGGCGGCCTTCACGCTGGAGCTGCAGCACGCGCTCAATGCCATTG GCCCCACGCTGCTCCTCACCAGCGACATCATCCGCGCCCGCCTGGGCTCCTCAGCTCTGGAGAG CATCCAGGAGTACCGGCTGTCCGGCTGGCTGGCGCAGCAGGAGGACCTGCACCGCATCGTGCTCTACCAGACGGACTGCACGCTGACCCCCTGGACGCTGCGCTGCATCCGCCAGGCCGACTGCGTGCTCATCGTGGGGCTGGGTGACCAGGAGCCGGCCCTGGGagag CTGGAGCAGATGCTGGAGAACACTGCGGTGCGGGCACTGaagcagctggtgctgctgcaccGCGAGGACGGCACCGGCCCGGCGCGCACGGTCGAGTGGCTCAACATGCGCACCTGGTGCTCGGGCCACCTGCACCTCCGCTGCCCCCGCCGCGTCTTCTCGCGCCGCAGCCCAACCAAGCTG CGGGAGATGTACGAGAAGGTGTTTGAGAAGAGCGCCGACCGGCACAGCGACTTCTCGCGCCTGGCGCGCGTCCTGACCGGCAACACCATCGCCCTGGTGCTGGGTGGCGGCGGCGCCAG GGGCTGCTCGCACATCGGGGTCATCAAGGCCATGGAGGAGTCGGGGATCCCCATCGACCTCGTGGGGGGCACCTCCATCGGCGCCTTCATCGGTGCGCTCTACGCCGAGGAGCGCAGCGCCGTGCGCACCAAGCAGCGCGCCCGCGAGTGGGCCAGG tgcATGAATTCTATTTTTGAGACCGTGCTGGACCTCACCTACCCCATCACCTCCATGTTCTCGGGCTCGGCCTTCAACGCCAGCATCAACCAAGTATTCCAGGACAAACAGATCGAG GACCTGTGGCTGCCCTACTTCAATGTCACCACGGACATCACGGCCTCGGCCATGCGGGTGCACACGGACG gcagcctctggcgCTACGTCCGAGCCAGTGCCTCCTATACCCCCTACCTGCCTCCGCTCTGCGACCCCAAGGACAGCCACTGGCTGGTGGACGGCTGCTATGTTAACAATGTCCCAG CCGACATTGCGCGCAACATGGGCGCCAAGACGGTGATCGCCATTGACGTGGGCAGCCAGGACGAGACTGACCTGTGCAACTACGGCGACTCCCTGTCCGGATGGTGGCTGCTCTGGAAGCGCCTCAACCCCTGGGCCAAGAAGGTCAAG GTGCCGGACATGGCGGAGATCCAGTCGCGCCTGGCCTACGTGTCCTGCGTGCGGCAGCTCGAGGTGGTCAAGTCCAGCTCTTACTGTGAGTACATCCGGCCACCCATTGACCGCTTCAAGACCATGGACTTCGGCAAGTTCGACGAGATCTAC GATGTGGGGTACCAGCATGGCAAGTTGGTGTTTGAGGGCTGGAGCCGCGGGGATGTCATCGAGAAGATGGTCCAGGACCGGCGCTCGGCCGACTTCTACGAGAGCAAACGCATGGAC gtgctcacctgtccgAGCGCCGGTTTCACAGACCTGGCTGAGATCGTGTCACGCATCGAGCCCGCCAAGTCCCACCTGTCCGAGAACTACTGCGACG aGGAGTCCGATTACCTGACCGAGTACGAGGACGAGGGCCCGGAGTCGCTGCGGGGCGAGGAGGACGCGGCCGAGTGGGGCAGCGCCGAGACC gaggaggagaagtCCCTTCGGCACCGCCCGAGCACGGCCGAGAGCCCCTCGCCCCCCTCCGCAGACCCCGACAGCTTCTGA
- the PNPLA6 gene encoding patatin-like phospholipase domain-containing protein 6 isoform X1, with protein MGQSESQQEAEGSVLRGLLAVFSRERLPTHVVLGTLLTLCVTVMAVAVVGWWLRHKKVPAQEPPRYRFRKRDKVLFYSRKIMRKVSQSTSSLVDVTPASGTARPRTRKKLKMLSIAKKVSASFLRIQKEPPTLQLKEPPPSVLEADLTEFDVASSHLPSEVLYMLKNVRVLGHFEKLLFLELCKHMVFQQCQQGEDVFRPGQPDSSIYVLQEGKLELLLTEADGKETVMKEVFPGDSVHSLLSILDVITGHQRPYRTVCARAAEDSTVLRLPVEAFSAVFEKYPESLVRVVQIIMVRLQRVTFLALHNYLGLTNELFSHDMQPLRLFHQPGHAARTSPVRHSKRSLGSTDEGRDTAELMKANGLETPAPPPLLSRCISMPVDISGIQKAPRSDFDMAYERGRISVSLQEDSTGAFGQIPPQVSQEPKERKSVTLEEQPSGVYHYSSYEEDTASGTGMGPGPGPCPFQGHQTSDVFEEAKRELIKLMKIEDPSLLNNRVLLHHAKGGTVIARQGDQDVSLHFVLWGCLHVYQRMIDKEEDVCLFLTQPGQLVGQLAVLTGEPLIFTIKANRDCTFLKISKSDFYEIMREQPSVVLSVAHTVAARMSPFVRQMDFAIDWMAVEAGRALYRQGDKSDCTYIVLNGRLRSVIQKGSGKKELVGEYGRGDLVGVVEALTRQPRATTVHAVRDTELAKLPEGTLNNIKRRYPQVVTRLIHLLSQKILGNLQQLRGPFTGPGLGTSSSEPINPTSNLSTVAVLPVCDEVPMAAFTLELQHALNAIGPTLLLTSDIIRARLGSSALESIQEYRLSGWLAQQEDLHRIVLYQTDCTLTPWTLRCIRQADCVLIVGLGDQEPALGELEQMLENTAVRALKQLVLLHREDGTGPARTVEWLNMRTWCSGHLHLRCPRRVFSRRSPTKLREMYEKVFEKSADRHSDFSRLARVLTGNTIALVLGGGGARGCSHIGVIKAMEESGIPIDLVGGTSIGAFIGALYAEERSAVRTKQRAREWARCMNSIFETVLDLTYPITSMFSGSAFNASINQVFQDKQIEDLWLPYFNVTTDITASAMRVHTDGSLWRYVRASMTLSGYLPPLCDPKDGNLLMDGGYINNLPADIARNMGAKTVIAIDVGSQDETDLCNYGDSLSGWWLLWKRLNPWAKKVKVPDMAEIQSRLAYVSCVRQLEVVKSSSYCEYIRPPIDRFKTMDFGKFDEIYDVGYQHGKLVFEGWSRGDVIEKMVQDRRSADFYESKRMDVLTCPSAGFTDLAEIVSRIEPAKSHLSENYCDEESDYLTEYEDEGPESLRGEEDAAEWGSAETEEEKSLRHRPSTAESPSPPSADPDSF; from the exons ATGGGGCAGAGCGAGTCGCAGCAGGAGGCCGAG GGCTCGGTGCTGAGGGGGCTCCTGGCCGTCTTCAGCCGGGAGCGGCTCCCGACGCATGTG GTGCTGGGCACCCTCCTGACCCTCTGCGTCACCGTCATGGCCGTGGCCGTGGTGGGCTGGTGGCTGCGCCACAAGA agGTGCCCGCACAGGAGCCACCACGCTACCGCTTCCGCAAGAGGGACAAGGTCCTGTTCTACAGCCGCAAGATCATGCGTAAG GTGTCCCAGTCCACGTCATCGCTGGTGGATGTCACCCCGGCCAGTGGCACCGCGCGGCCCCGCACCCGCAAGAAGCTCAAGATGCTCAGCATCGCCAAGAA ggtCTCGGCCAGCTTCCTGCGCATCCAGAAGGAGCCGCCCACGCTGCAGCTGAAGGAGCCGCCGCCCTCGGTGCTGGAGGCCGACCTGACCGAGTTCGATGTGGCCTCGTCTCACCTGCCCTCCGAGGTGCTCTACATGCTCAAGAACGTCCG GGTGCTGGGGCACTTTGAGAAGCTGCTGTTCCTGGAGCTGTGCAAGCACATGGTgttccagcagtgccagcagggcgAGGACGTGTTCCGCCCTGGCCAGCCCGACAGCAGCATCTACGTCCTGCAGGAGGgcaagctggagctgctgctcaccGAGGCG gatGGGAAGGAGACGGTGATGAAGGAGGTGTTCCCTGGGGATAGCGTCCACAGCCTGCTCAGCATCCTCGACGTCATCACG ggccaccagcgGCCGTACCGCACGGTGTGTGCCCGCGCCGCCGAGGACTCCACAGTGCTGCGCCTGCCGGTCGAGGCCTTCTCAGCCGTCTTTGAGAAGTACCCCGAGAGCCTGGTCAGGGTGGTGCAG ATCATCATGGTGCGGCTGCAGCGCGTCAccttcctggccctgcacaactACCTGGGCTTGACCAACGAGCTCTTCAGCCAC GACATGCAGCCCCTGCGGCTCTTCCATCAGCCCGGCCACGCCGCCCGCACCAGCCCCGTCCGGCACAGCAAGCGCAGCCTGGGCAGCACCGACGAGGGCCGGGACACTG CTGAGCTGATGAAAGCCAATGGCCTGGAGACACCAGCACCGCCGCCGCTGCTGAGCCGCTGCATCTCCATGCCCGTGGACATCTCTG GCATCCAGAAGGCTCCGCGCTCCGACTTCGACATGGCCTACGAGCGCGGGCGCATCTCGGTGTCCCTGCAGGAGGACAGCACCGGTGCCTTCGGGCAG ATCCCCCCCCAGGTGTCTCAGGAGCCCAAGGAGCGCAAGTCTGTGACGCTGGAGGAGCAGCCCTCGGGGGTCTACCACTACAGCTCCTACGAGGAGGACACAGCctcggggacagggatggggccggggccggggccgtgtcCCTTCCAGGGCCACCAGACCAGCGACGTCTTCGAGGAGGCCAAGCGGGAGCTCATCAAGCTCATGAAGATCGAG GACCCTTCTCTCCTCAACAACCGCGtcctgctccaccacgccaagggcgGCACGGTCATCGCCCGCCAGGGTGACCAG GACGTGAGCCTGCACTTTGTGCTCTGGGGGTGCCTGCACGTGTACCAGCGCATGATCGACAAGGAGGAGGACGTGTGCCTGTTCCTGACACAGCCTGGACAGCTGGTGGGACAGCTGGCTGTGCTCACTGGAGAACCCCTCATCTTCACCATCAAGGCCAACCGTGACTGCACCTTCCTCAAGATCTCCAAGTCTGACTTCTACGA GATCATGCGGGAGCAGCCCAGCGTGGTGCTGAGCGTGGCCCACACCGTGGCCGCCCGCATGTCGCCCTTCGTGCGCCAGATGGACTTTGCCATCGACTGGATGGCCGTGGAGGCCGGCCGGGCACTCTACAG gcaggggGACAAGTCGGACTGCACCTACATCGTGCTCAACGGGCGGCTGCGCTCGGTCATCCAGAAGGGTAGCGGCAAGAAGGAGCTGGTGGGCGAGTATGGCCGCGGTGACCTCGTGGGCGTG GTGGAGGCGCTGACGCGGCAGCCCCGGGCCACCACGGTGCACGCGGTGAGGGACACGGAGCTGGCCAAGCTGCCCGAGGGGACCCTCAACAACATCAAGCGCCGATACCCACAG GTGGTCACCCGCCTCATCCACCTCCTGAGCCAGAAGATCTTGGGGAACCTCCAGCAGCTCCGCGGGCCCTTCACAG ggcctggcctgggcACCTCCAGCTCGGAGCCCATCAACCCCACCAGCAACCTGTCCACGGTGGCCGTGCTGCCTGTGTGTGACGAGGTGCCCATGGCGGCCTTCACGCTGGAGCTGCAGCACGCGCTCAATGCCATTG GCCCCACGCTGCTCCTCACCAGCGACATCATCCGCGCCCGCCTGGGCTCCTCAGCTCTGGAGAG CATCCAGGAGTACCGGCTGTCCGGCTGGCTGGCGCAGCAGGAGGACCTGCACCGCATCGTGCTCTACCAGACGGACTGCACGCTGACCCCCTGGACGCTGCGCTGCATCCGCCAGGCCGACTGCGTGCTCATCGTGGGGCTGGGTGACCAGGAGCCGGCCCTGGGagag CTGGAGCAGATGCTGGAGAACACTGCGGTGCGGGCACTGaagcagctggtgctgctgcaccGCGAGGACGGCACCGGCCCGGCGCGCACGGTCGAGTGGCTCAACATGCGCACCTGGTGCTCGGGCCACCTGCACCTCCGCTGCCCCCGCCGCGTCTTCTCGCGCCGCAGCCCAACCAAGCTG CGGGAGATGTACGAGAAGGTGTTTGAGAAGAGCGCCGACCGGCACAGCGACTTCTCGCGCCTGGCGCGCGTCCTGACCGGCAACACCATCGCCCTGGTGCTGGGTGGCGGCGGCGCCAG GGGCTGCTCGCACATCGGGGTCATCAAGGCCATGGAGGAGTCGGGGATCCCCATCGACCTCGTGGGGGGCACCTCCATCGGCGCCTTCATCGGTGCGCTCTACGCCGAGGAGCGCAGCGCCGTGCGCACCAAGCAGCGCGCCCGCGAGTGGGCCAGG tgcATGAATTCTATTTTTGAGACCGTGCTGGACCTCACCTACCCCATCACCTCCATGTTCTCGGGCTCGGCCTTCAACGCCAGCATCAACCAAGTATTCCAGGACAAACAGATCGAG GACCTGTGGCTGCCCTACTTCAATGTCACCACGGACATCACGGCCTCGGCCATGCGGGTGCACACGGACG GCTCGCTCTGGCGCTACGTGCGCGCCAGCATGACCCTCTCGGGGTACCTGCCCCCGCTCTGCGACCCCAAGGACGGCAACCTCCTGATGGACGGGGGGTACATCAACAACCTGCCAG CCGACATTGCGCGCAACATGGGCGCCAAGACGGTGATCGCCATTGACGTGGGCAGCCAGGACGAGACTGACCTGTGCAACTACGGCGACTCCCTGTCCGGATGGTGGCTGCTCTGGAAGCGCCTCAACCCCTGGGCCAAGAAGGTCAAG GTGCCGGACATGGCGGAGATCCAGTCGCGCCTGGCCTACGTGTCCTGCGTGCGGCAGCTCGAGGTGGTCAAGTCCAGCTCTTACTGTGAGTACATCCGGCCACCCATTGACCGCTTCAAGACCATGGACTTCGGCAAGTTCGACGAGATCTAC GATGTGGGGTACCAGCATGGCAAGTTGGTGTTTGAGGGCTGGAGCCGCGGGGATGTCATCGAGAAGATGGTCCAGGACCGGCGCTCGGCCGACTTCTACGAGAGCAAACGCATGGAC gtgctcacctgtccgAGCGCCGGTTTCACAGACCTGGCTGAGATCGTGTCACGCATCGAGCCCGCCAAGTCCCACCTGTCCGAGAACTACTGCGACG aGGAGTCCGATTACCTGACCGAGTACGAGGACGAGGGCCCGGAGTCGCTGCGGGGCGAGGAGGACGCGGCCGAGTGGGGCAGCGCCGAGACC gaggaggagaagtCCCTTCGGCACCGCCCGAGCACGGCCGAGAGCCCCTCGCCCCCCTCCGCAGACCCCGACAGCTTCTGA